A region from the Corylus avellana chromosome ca7, CavTom2PMs-1.0 genome encodes:
- the LOC132187087 gene encoding uncharacterized protein LOC132187087 isoform X2, whose protein sequence is MTSSRFLFSNGVVLHSSDAPPLPTFLESHPGAYTTTRTHNSASCILFWERHVKRLAESIRILWNSTPQLLFKPNNATLSLPPLPATSPTWESAVRALVNDPMNKVLPVAVNERSGEEEFSVTVLVSGNSERLCGIENVDEERACEALDACVYVGSYVPRLFGVRGNGARVAVVGHGRDVANAKYSDWVRIRKPLEKLRPPSVTELLLSNDGDRILEGCVTNFFVVCRKDNAEAKGNCLHDHNSTSAFEVQTAPIRDGVLPGIIRQIVIEVCLSKGISFREVAPLWSQHDIWEEAFITNSLRLLEHVETIKVPSSWESLNSKTWEETSWEEKRFEEGPGMITAVIQKEIVKKAILEGFPLCNAV, encoded by the exons ATGACGAGTTCGAGGTTTCTCTTCAGCAACGGCGTCGTACTGCACTCCTCCGACGCTCCTCCCCTCCCAACCTTCCTCGAATCCCATCCAG GCGCTTATACGACCACTCGTACTCACAACAGTGCTTCGTGCATCTTGTTCTGGGAAAGGCACGTTAAACGACTCGCCGAGTCGATTAGAATCCTATGGAATTCGACTCCGCAGCTTTTGTTCAAACCGAATAATGCTACGCTTTCACTGCCACCGTTGCCGGCGACATCGCCGACGTGGGAATCGGCGGTTCGGGCGCTCGTGAACGATCCGATGAACAAAGTGTTGCCGGTTGCAGTGAATGAGAGGAGTGGTGAGGAGGAATTTTCGGTTACGGTGCTCGTCAGTGGGAATTCGGAGAGGTTGTGTGGAATTGAGAATGTGGATGAAGAAAGGGCGTGTGAAGCTCTTGATGCGTGTGTTTATGTTGGGAGTTATGTGCCTCGCCTGTTCGGTGTTCGAGGAAATGGCGCGCGCGTGGCCGTGGTGGGTCACGGGAGAGATGTGGCGAATGCTAAGTATTCGGATTGGGTGAG GATTAGGAAGCCCCTGGAGAAGCTGAGGCCTCCTTCGGTGACTGAGCTCTTGCTGTCAAATGACGGTGATCGGATACTTGAAGGCTGCGTGACaaacttttttgttgtttgtcgCAAG GATAATGCTGAAGCTAAGGGGAACTGCTTGCATGATCACAATAGTACAAGTGCTTTTGAAGTACAAACAGCTCCTATTCGTGACGGTGTGCTTCCCGGAATTATTCGCCAAATAGTGATTGA AGTATGCTTGAGCAAGGGAATCTCATTCCGGGAAGTTGCACCTTTGTGGTCACAGCATGACATTTGGGAAGAAGCGTTCATCACAA ATAGCTTGAGACTTTTGGAACATGTGGAGACAATTAAAGTTCCAAGTTCATGGGAATCGCTTAATTCAAAAACTTGGGAGGAGACATCATGGGAAGAGAAGCGGTTTGAG GAGGGTCCTGGGATGATCACAGCAGTAATTCAG AAAGAGATCGTGAAGAAAGCAATTCTTGAAGGGTTTCCATTATGTAATGCTGTTTGA
- the LOC132188065 gene encoding uncharacterized protein LOC132188065, with product MAGSSSHSSDTVSVSQEEFNMFHTIDRTLFSRLVFNLDRDPAEATQVMALWLWLEMVGKEIDMVYSKILSLPDGLLNALVDESVMALACIESDKFPFANDSADNNIPLIQNLTKSGASLRFFHDNRTGIIRGVTRIINEVCVRAFEDIVKLAQGRQEIANFPVNLSGPLINPLLPACYSNSGVGLVHPPHQIGPSEILQGFDPYDLSVQRRILNTEIGEVLSRLKLSASKEEKEVPPDDRTIFLTFSKGYPISQNELNEFFTMKFGDIVEAIYMQEVLPAEQPLYARLIVRLASTIGVVLEGKSRAKFSINGKHVWARKFVRKSPIKSPPKSSPPPSQPTSPANK from the exons ATGGCGGGTTCCTCTTCACACTCTTCTGATACAGTTTCAGTCTCACAAGAGGAGTTCAACATGTTCCACACCATCGACCGCACTCTCTTCAGCCGGTTGGTCTTCAACCTCGACCGTGACCCCGCCGAGGCCACCCAAGTTATGGCGCTCTGGCTCTGGCTGGAGATGGTCGGCAAGGAAATCGACATGGTGTACTCCAAAATATTGTCCTTGCCCGACGGTTTACTCAACGCGCTTGTCGATGAGTCGGTCATGGCCTTGGCTTGCATAGAGAGCGACAAGTTCCCTTTCGCCAACGACAGCGCCGACAACAACATCCCTTTGATCCAGAACCTCACAAAATCCGGCGCTTCACTCCGCTTCTTCCATGACAATCGCACCGGCATTATCCGTGGCGTCACGAGGATTATCAATGAGGTTTGCGTCAGAGCTTTCGAGGACATAGTGAAACTTGCACAGGGACGCCAAGAGATAGCCAATTTCCCGGTTAACCTTTCCGGCCCGCTGATTAATCCCCTGTTGCCGGCTTGTTACTCTAATTCCGGGGTTGGTCTTGTTCATCCTCCTCATCAAATTGGGCCTTCGGAGATTTTGCAGGGCTTTGATCCTTACGATCTTTCGGTTCAGCGGCGTATTTTGAATACCGAAATCGGTGAGGTTTTGAGCCGGCTAAAGTTGAGCGCCAgtaaggaagagaaagaagtcCCGCCAGATGATAGGACTATTTTCTTGACATTCTCCAAAGGGTACCCCATCTCACAAAATGAGCTCAACGAGTTCTTCACCAT GAAGTTTGGGGATATTGTGGAAGCAATTTACATGCAAGAGGTCCTTCCGGCGGAGCAACCGCTGTATGCGCGCCTTATTGTTCGTTTAGCTTCAACGATTGGAGTGGTTCTTGAGGGCAAGAGCAGGGCCAAGTTCTCCATCAATGGGAAGCACGTCTGGGCGCGAAAGTTCGTGAGGAAAAGCCCCATCAAGTCGCCACCAAAATCATCTCCGCCACCCTCCCAACCTACTTCACCagcaaataaataa
- the LOC132187746 gene encoding protein NRT1/ PTR FAMILY 2.7-like → MEMQQVHEGKGKLSVETTQREEGQQVSKESKRGGWITFPFITGSVMGLSIATGGWAANLIVFLITEFNVKSIAATKIYNVVLACSSLFPIAGAIIADSFFGSFPVVATFAFVSLLGTIMLTLTVTINSLRPAECAIGSYACEAPSNLQYAILYMNLTLASLGFGGTRFTIATMGAEQFDKPKEQAAFFSWYYFTLYIANVISFTAIIYVQDNVGWGLGFGICAVANAVGLVVLVLGKRFYRQVKPKGSPFISIARVMVAAIRKRKVSRASGSLDYYFGATGNMLTMEDGSPTKSLRFLNRAALKTEGDRQIDGSYARSWRLCTVEEVEDFKKLIRIVPVWSTGIYLGTTLGIFTSLTILQALTMDRHLGPHFKIPASSFVVFNLLATTISILTIDNFFLPTWKNLTRRSLTPLQRIGIGHVINILAMVASALIETRRLHVVRAHRLTGQSGGLVVHMSALWLVLPLVVIGIGEGFHFPGTVALYYQEFPKSLKSTSTAMVSVLIGIGLYLSTAITDLTDKTTGWLPDNINDGRVDNVFWMMVVIGTINFGYFLCCAKMFKYDQHVEDHDDNGLAH, encoded by the exons ATGGAAATGCAGCAAGTTCATGAAGGGAAAGGGAAGCTCTCTGTGGAGACTACACAAAGAGAAGAAGGTCAACAAGTATCTAAGGAATCTAAACGAGGAGGATGGATTACCTTCCCCTTCATtacag GAAGCGTCATGGGTCTTTCCATAGCAACCGGTGGGTGGGCGGCGAATCTGATAGTATTTCTAATAACAGAGTTCAACGTTAAAAGCATTGCCGCTACAAAAATCTACAACGTTGTACTCGCTTGCAGCAGTCTCTTTCCCATCGCCGGTGCAATCATTGCCGACTCTTTCTTCGGCTCCTTCCCTGTTGTTGCCACCTTTGCCTTTGTTTCCTTActg GGTACGATAATGCTGACCCTAACGGTAACAATAAATTCCTTGAGGCCAGCGGAATGTGCAATTGGGTCTTACGCCTGCGAAGCCCCGTCAAATCTTCAATATGCAATCCTCTACATGAACCTAACGCTGGCTTCGCTAGGGTTCGGAGGCACACGCTTCACGATTGCGACGATGGGAGCCGAGCAATTTGACAAGCCCAAAGAACAGGCCGCTTTCTTCAGCTGGTATTACTTCACCCTCTACATTGCGAACGTCATCAGCTTCACCGCCATCATATATGTTCAGGACAACGTGGGCTGGGGGTTAGGGTTCGGAATATGTGCCGTTGCTAATGCCGTTGGCTTGGTCGTGCTTGTGTTGGGAAAGCGATTCTATCGCCAGGTTAAGCCCAAGGGAAGCCCTTTCATAAGCATAGCTCGCGTCATGGTTGCAGCAATCAGGAAAAGGAAAGTTTCGAGAGCTTCTGGAAGCCTGGATTATTATTTTGGAGCCACTGGGAATATGTTAACAATGGAAGATGGCTCACCGACTAAAAGTTTAAG ATTCTTGAATCGTGCAGCACTGAAAACTGAAGGAGACAGACAAATAGACGGCTCGTATGCAAGATCATGGAGGCTATGTACCGTGGAAGAAGTGGAAGACTTCAAAAAACTAATAAGAATCGTTCCAGTATGGTCTACTGGCATTTACTTAGGCACTACATTAGGCATTTTCACCAGCCTCACAATTCTCCAAGCCCTAACAATGGACCGCCACCTTGGTCCCCATTTCAAAATCCCAGCTTCCTCCTTCGTAGTCTTCAACCTTTTAGCTACAACCATCTCAATCTTAACCATCGACAATTTCTTCCTCCCTACATGGAAAAATCTGACTCGCAGATCTTTGACACCTCTCCAACGCATTGGAATTGGCCACGTCATCAACATCCTTGCCATGGTGGCGTCTGCCCTAATCGAAACTAGACGGCTCCACGTGGTCCGAGCTCATCGACTCACTGGCCAATCAGGCGGCTTGGTTGTGCACATGTCAGCTCTATGGCTCGTGCTGCCGCTAGTCGTTATTGGCATTGGTGAGGGATTCCATTTCCCAGGAACAGTTGCATTGTATTATCAAGAATTTCCAAAGTCGCTGAAAAGTACTTCCACTGCTATGGTGTCGGTGTTGATCGGAATTGGGCTTTATCTAAGTACAGCAATCACAGATTTGACAGATAAAACGACAGGATGGTTACCAGACAATATCAACGACGGAAGAGTGGATAACGTGTTTTGGATGATGGTGGTGATTGGAACTATAAATTTTGGGTACTTTCTATGTTGTGCTAAGATGTTCAAGTACGACCAACACGTTGAGGACCATGATGATAATGGGCTGGCTCACTGA
- the LOC132188064 gene encoding nuclear transcription factor Y subunit B-1-like: protein MAEAPTSPAGGSHDSGGEQSPRSSGVREQDRYLPIANISRIMKKALPANGKIAKDAKDTMQECVSEFISFITSEASDKCQKEKRKTINGDDLLWAMATLGFEEYIEPLKVYLVRYRELEGDSKGSARGGDASAKREAVGGLTVQNPQFGLQGPLNYINSQVILSFYLFLSVLPLKKEKKKVTHICGISLEK from the exons ATGGCGGAGGCGCCGACGAGTCCGGCGGGCGGGAGCCACGATAGCGGCGGCGAGCAGAGCCCGCGCTCGTCCGGCGTGCGTGAGCAAGACCGGTACTTGCCGATCGCCAACATCAGCAGGATCATGAAGAAGGCGCTGCCTGCCAACGGCAAGATCGCCAAGGACGCCAAGGACACGATGCAAGAATGCGTCTCCGAGTTCATCAGCTTTATCACCAGCGA AGCAAGCGATAAGTGCCagaaggagaagaggaagaCCATCAATGGCGATGACTTGTTGTGGGCAATGGCAACGTTAGGGTTTGAAGAATATATTGAGCCGCTTAAGGTGTACCTAGTTAGGTACAGAGAG TTGGAG GGTGATTCCAAAGGATCTGCTAGGGGTGGAGATGCATCTGCTAAAAGGGAAGCAGTTGGAGGTCTGACTGTTCAAAATCCACAG TTTGGTCTTCAGGGGCCGTTGAACTACATAAACTCCCAAGtaattctctctttctatctGTTTCTGTCTGTGTTgcccttaaaaaaagaaaagaaaaaagtaacacATATATGTGGTATTTCTCTGGAGAAATGA
- the LOC132187087 gene encoding uncharacterized protein LOC132187087 isoform X1, translating to MTSSRFLFSNGVVLHSSDAPPLPTFLESHPGAYTTTRTHNSASCILFWERHVKRLAESIRILWNSTPQLLFKPNNATLSLPPLPATSPTWESAVRALVNDPMNKVLPVAVNERSGEEEFSVTVLVSGNSERLCGIENVDEERACEALDACVYVGSYVPRLFGVRGNGARVAVVGHGRDVANAKYSDWVRIRKPLEKLRPPSVTELLLSNDGDRILEGCVTNFFVVCRKDNAEAKGNCLHDHNSTSAFEVQTAPIRDGVLPGIIRQIVIEVCLSKGISFREVAPLWSQHDIWEEAFITNSLRLLEHVETIKVPSSWESLNSKTWEETSWEEKRFEQEGPGMITAVIQKEIVKKAILEGFPLCNAV from the exons ATGACGAGTTCGAGGTTTCTCTTCAGCAACGGCGTCGTACTGCACTCCTCCGACGCTCCTCCCCTCCCAACCTTCCTCGAATCCCATCCAG GCGCTTATACGACCACTCGTACTCACAACAGTGCTTCGTGCATCTTGTTCTGGGAAAGGCACGTTAAACGACTCGCCGAGTCGATTAGAATCCTATGGAATTCGACTCCGCAGCTTTTGTTCAAACCGAATAATGCTACGCTTTCACTGCCACCGTTGCCGGCGACATCGCCGACGTGGGAATCGGCGGTTCGGGCGCTCGTGAACGATCCGATGAACAAAGTGTTGCCGGTTGCAGTGAATGAGAGGAGTGGTGAGGAGGAATTTTCGGTTACGGTGCTCGTCAGTGGGAATTCGGAGAGGTTGTGTGGAATTGAGAATGTGGATGAAGAAAGGGCGTGTGAAGCTCTTGATGCGTGTGTTTATGTTGGGAGTTATGTGCCTCGCCTGTTCGGTGTTCGAGGAAATGGCGCGCGCGTGGCCGTGGTGGGTCACGGGAGAGATGTGGCGAATGCTAAGTATTCGGATTGGGTGAG GATTAGGAAGCCCCTGGAGAAGCTGAGGCCTCCTTCGGTGACTGAGCTCTTGCTGTCAAATGACGGTGATCGGATACTTGAAGGCTGCGTGACaaacttttttgttgtttgtcgCAAG GATAATGCTGAAGCTAAGGGGAACTGCTTGCATGATCACAATAGTACAAGTGCTTTTGAAGTACAAACAGCTCCTATTCGTGACGGTGTGCTTCCCGGAATTATTCGCCAAATAGTGATTGA AGTATGCTTGAGCAAGGGAATCTCATTCCGGGAAGTTGCACCTTTGTGGTCACAGCATGACATTTGGGAAGAAGCGTTCATCACAA ATAGCTTGAGACTTTTGGAACATGTGGAGACAATTAAAGTTCCAAGTTCATGGGAATCGCTTAATTCAAAAACTTGGGAGGAGACATCATGGGAAGAGAAGCGGTTTGAG cAGGAGGGTCCTGGGATGATCACAGCAGTAATTCAG AAAGAGATCGTGAAGAAAGCAATTCTTGAAGGGTTTCCATTATGTAATGCTGTTTGA
- the LOC132188066 gene encoding protein NRT1/ PTR FAMILY 2.7-like has product MEMQHVHEGKVSVETTPREEGQQVSKESKRGGWITFPFITASVMGLSIAAGGWTANLIVFLITEFNVKSITATKIYNVVLAFSCLFPVAGAIIADSFFGSFPVVATFAFVSLLGMIMATLTATIHSLRPPRCALIGSDTCETPSNLQHAILYMNLTLAALGFGGTRFTIATMGAEQFDKPKEQGTFFSWFYFALYIGNVISYTAVIYVQDNVGWGLGFGICAIANAVGLVVLLLGKRFYRQVKPMGSPFMSIARVMVAAIRKRKISRASGSLDYYFGATGNMLKMEDGSPTKSFRFLNRAALKTEGDRQLDGSYARSWRLCTVEEVEDLKKLVRIIPIWSSGIFLGTPIGVFGSLTILQALTMDRHLGPHFKIPASSFAVFNLLATTISIFTIDNFLLPMWQNMIRRPLTPLQRIGIGHVINILAMVGSALIETRRLHVVRTHQLSGQLGLVVPMSALWLVLPLVVIGISEGFHFPGTIALYYQEFPKSLKSTSTAMVSLLIGIGLYLSTTMIDLTDRTTGWLPDNINDGRLDNVFWMMAVIGALNFGYFLGCAKIFKYQHVEDHDGQSSELAY; this is encoded by the exons ATGGAAATGCAGCACGTTCATGAGGGGAAGGTCTCTGTGGAGACTACACCAAGAGAAGAAGGACAACAAGTATCTAAGGAATCTAAACGAGGAGGATGGATTACCTTCCCCTTCATTACag CAAGCGTGATGGGTCTTTCCATAGCAGCCGGTGGGTGGACGGCGAATCTAATAGTATTTCTAATAACAGAGTTTAACGTTAAAAGCATAACCGCTACAAAAATATACAACGTTGTACTCGCTTTCAGCTGTCTCTTTCCCGTCGCCGGTGCAATCATTGCCGACTCTTTCTTCGGCTCCTTTCCTGTTGTTGCCACCTTTGCCTTTGTTTCCTTACTG GGTATGATCATGGCCACTCTAACGGCTACAATACATTCCTTGAGGCCACCACGATGTGCATTAATTGGCTCAGACACCTGTGAAACGCCGTCAAATCTTCAACATGCAATTCTCTATATGAACTTAACGCTGGCTGCACTAGGGTTTGGAGGCACCCGCTTCACAATTGCGACAATGGGAGCCGAACAATTCGACAAGCCCAAAGAACAGGGCACTTTCTTCAGCTGGTTTTACTTCGCGTTATACATTGGTAATGTCATCAGCTACACCGCCGTCATATATGTTCAGGACAACGTGGgctggggtttagggtttggaaTATGTGCCATTGCTAATGCTGTTGGCTTGGTCGTGCTTTTGTTGGGAAAGCGATTCTATCGCCAGGTTAAGCCCATGGGAAGCCCTTTCATGAGCATAGCTCGTGTCATGGTTGCAGCAATCAGGAAAAGGAAGATTTCGAGAGCTTCTGGAAGCCTAGATTATTATTTTGGAGCCACTGGGAATATGTTAAAAATGGAAGATGGCTCACCGACTAAAAGTTTCAG ATTCTTGAATCGAGCAGCACTAAAAACTGAAGGTGATAGACAACTAGACGGCTCATATGCAAGATCATGGAGGCTATGCACCGTGGAAGAAGTGGAGGACCTCAAAAAACTAGTCAGAATCATCCCAATATGGTCTTCTGGTATTTTTTTAGGTACTCCAATAGGTGTTTTCGGTAGCCTCACAATCCTCCAAGCCCTAACAATGGACCGGCATCTCGGACCCCATTTCAAAATCCCAGCTTCCTCTTTCGCAGTCTTCAACCTCTTAGCTACAACCATCTCAATCTTTACTATCGACAATTTCCTCCTCCCTATGTGGCAAAATATGATTCGCAGACCTTTGACACCCCTCCAGCGTATCGGAATTGGCCATGTCATCAACATTCTTGCCATGGTGGGGTCCGCCCTAATCGAAACTAGACGGCTCCATGTGGTGCGAACCCATCAACTCAGTGGCCAACTAGGCTTGGTTGTGCCCATGTCAGCTCTGTGGCTCGTGTTGCCACTAGTTGTTATAGGCATTAGTGAGGGATTCCATTTCCCAGGAACAATTGCACTGTATTATCAAGAATTTCCGAAGTCACTGAAAAGCACGTCCACGGCTATGGTGTCGTTGTTGATCGGAATTGGGCTTTATCTAAGCACGACGATGATAGATTTGACGGATAGAACGACAGGATGGTTACCAGACAATATCAACGATGGGAGATTGGATAATGTGTTTTGGATGATGGCAGTGATAGGAGCTCTAAATTTTGGGTACTTTTTAGGTTGTGCCAAGATTTTCAAGTACCAACATGTTGAGGACCATGACGGGCAGTCTTCGGAGCTGGCTTACTAA